The DNA window CGGGATCAGTCTTATTACAATGAAGCACCGTGGCGAGGTTCTTTGGAACTCGACGGTGGTGGAGCACTTATCAACCAGGGTATTCACACGGTGGATTTGTTGTACTGGTTGGCTGGACCAATTGTATCAATTCAAGCATTCAAAGACACACTGACTCATGAAAATATCAAAGGAGAGGACAATCTCGTTGCTTCTTTGAAATTTGCAAACGGAGCACTGGGGACTCTTGAAGCTTCAACATCTATCATTCCGGCACAAAACCGGATGATTGAAGTTCATGGAACCAAAGGCACCGCTATTTTGGATGGTGATGAATTCCGGCTTTATTCTGCAGACGGATCGGAGAGATCAGTTGATTTCGATTCACAAGAAAACACCTGGAGCGGTTCAGAGCAAGACTCTGGTAAACATACAGAACAGAAAGGCAGCAAAACTGCTTCGACCGGGGCCACAAGTCCGATGGCTGGATTTAAACATTCACATCATTTGGCCCAATATCAATCGATTCTGGATCGATTACATAGAGGAGTTCAACCAGTTGTTTCGGGTGAGGAAAGTCTCAAATCTCTGGCAATTGTAGAAGCAGCCTATGTTTCAGCAAATGAAGAACGTGCCGTTTCCGTGTTTAATTACTAAACGGCCGATCTTGTAGAAAACAAATATTACAACTTTTTGAATTACTCGTTTTAATTTTTGGGTATTACGGGTGGCATTTATAGTAACCGGTTAATATATTGTGACTACTAGCACATAATCTTTCTTTATGAAGACAATAAAAGAACTTTTTGGACTAAATGGATAATTCGAGTAATAACAGCAGGAATTCAAAGGACGGCTTCTCAATTGGTCGCCGAAAATTTCTTGCCACTTCAACCGCACTTACTACCGGTCTTGTTTTGGGCTTTCCCGGTATCCTGACTAGTAAAAACAAAACAAGAAATGAGTCCGAGGCCGATTATTTCGTGCTGATTGCCGATACTCACATCGATAAAAACCCCCACACTTTGCGTGCTGGTTCAAATATGTTTGACAATTTGGAGACCGCTGTTAATCGTATTTTAAACAATGGCAAGTACGGCAAACCAGACGGAGTTATCATTCTTGGTGACCTCGCCAATACCCATGGTCTTGTTGGTGAATTCGCGCTTAGTTGGACGTTACTGCGCCATTTAAGCAATGCAGGTATTCCGGTGCATATTGCAATGGGAAATCATGAAAATCGTGAAAACTTTTACACGGTATTTCCGGATCATAAACCGGAAGATCCTATGGTTCAGGGCCGTCATGTTGAAATCATCGAATCCCGGCATACC is part of the Natronogracilivirga saccharolytica genome and encodes:
- a CDS encoding metallophosphoesterase family protein, with protein sequence MDNSSNNSRNSKDGFSIGRRKFLATSTALTTGLVLGFPGILTSKNKTRNESEADYFVLIADTHIDKNPHTLRAGSNMFDNLETAVNRILNNGKYGKPDGVIILGDLANTHGLVGEFALSWTLLRHLSNAGIPVHIAMGNHENRENFYTVFPDHKPEDPMVQGRHVEIIESRHTYHIILDTLARVDEYITWGELGEAQRNWLDETLKTYNDKPVMLHGHHYPWPNTQDDGSIRGLKDYEELIELTHDHKHVKGYYFGHSHRLDTDPYGRVDVDTKGLNLLNVPTNAGHAGNQPVGYIHALYYSDKADFEIECIDTSEQWHGNTFSKTYRS
- a CDS encoding Gfo/Idh/MocA family protein, with translation MIIANLDDLKGRRFPARRFTKNLVGIVGCGTISQIHAEVISRLENASLTSAFSRTPDRRNTFCNNYGITGYSDYDEFLAQKELDVVVLCTPNGTHLDYGMKAADAGKHLIIEKPIEITIKRARKLIEHCANKGVKLAVIYQNRFISDVQRMKKAINEGLIGEVTMTRASIKWYRDQSYYNEAPWRGSLELDGGGALINQGIHTVDLLYWLAGPIVSIQAFKDTLTHENIKGEDNLVASLKFANGALGTLEASTSIIPAQNRMIEVHGTKGTAILDGDEFRLYSADGSERSVDFDSQENTWSGSEQDSGKHTEQKGSKTASTGATSPMAGFKHSHHLAQYQSILDRLHRGVQPVVSGEESLKSLAIVEAAYVSANEERAVSVFNY